The following are encoded together in the Syngnathus typhle isolate RoL2023-S1 ecotype Sweden linkage group LG5, RoL_Styp_1.0, whole genome shotgun sequence genome:
- the si:dkey-40c11.2 gene encoding drebrin-like protein, whose amino-acid sequence MSMKTVNLDTYSLSLLTAKEDILNHRSSTNWALFVYEGLTNKLKLADSGVGGVAELSTKFHSSKPQYGLCRVGSADTGGPRVAMIVWVGEHVEEYRRTECAGHIPAIKHFFKEAHVFISAHKADDVTEEKISAELSKTQAHPQWAKKSSRISEKEDLVGTNYRKTNAAMEMRLINRDSFWARAEREEELRKEEERRRAVDERRRLERERVLKERKESEERDRKMNEKLRMIEEQRRKQAEQEEKLRRKEKFQWERQQREHEEDMRARLKRSESIEMAAEAAVLVSQRSMNPREFFRQLSSSSSKSPTSPGSSRAGKPFRRYQRSLTDTAFIFSKAEDSTPSSPLRSPLVSPFPRAASPPTSPFFRPAASPTRTKVSPVSPATSPFGNAPPISTAAPAVPPASRHPVVETEAPSPAEPSAPPPTSIHLEASSFFGLQTSIPTESLPGALPSSPPNTPVQPEFSTFYFEGPPPQPPSSPLPEIPQFNTDLHATMFVHTDTGYKAQAVLLEVDEEEDDVEEMDEEEDDEEEHVEDVLVNEAEEKKQEEEAGVQEQPCASTEEPARVESEEQVKEEQMVQQEEEEESEQEVEHVTSEDKTEEVWDNEEEVNEEKEHNDQFEDIHSPDLGDLSEKDQTPEPPDEEGICQSIKLETVILPSNGFTHEEEENGIGRSLSPSDAEISSPELSGSYDLHNAAESDDINEDNEISENGREVPVLAEQQICVRALYDYQAEDESEISFEPGDIIRDVETVDKAWWRGWSKDGRQGLFPANYVETI is encoded by the exons GGCTTTATTCGTATACGAAGGCCTCACCAACAAGCTGAAACTTGCTGACTCGGGGG tgggCGGTGTTGCAGAGTTGTCCACCAAGTTCCACTCATCTAAGCCACAATATGGACTGTGCAGAGTGGGAAGTGCAGACACGGGAGGCCCTCGCGTCGCTATGATTGtctgg GTTGGTGAACATGTGGAAGAATACCGCAGGACGGAATGCGCCGGACACATTCCAGCCATCAAACACTTCTTCAAG GAGGCGCACGTCTTCATTAGTGCGCACAAAGCAGATGACGTGACAGAGGAGAAGATAAGCGCCGAGCTCAGCAAGACCCAAGCTCATCCTCAGTGGGCCAAGAAGAGCTCCAGGATCTCAGAAAAGGAGGATTTAGTT GGTACAAACTACAGGAAGACCAATGCTGCAATGGAGATGAGACTCATCAACAGAGATTCTTTTTGGGCACGTGCAGAG CGAGAGGAAGAACTGAGgaaagaagaggagaggagacgAGCTGTTGACGAGAGACGGCGGCTGGAAAGAGAGCGGGTTTTGAAGGAACGCAAGGAATCGGAGGAGAGAGATCGAAAAATGAATGAGAAACTACGCATGATAGAGGAGCAAAG ACGAAAGCAGGCGGAACAAGAGGAGAAACTTCGTAGAAAGGAGAAATTTCAATGG GAACGACAGCAGAGAGAGCACGAGGAGGACATGAGGGCTCGTCTGAAAAGGAGCGAATCAATAGAGATGGCTGCT GAGGCGGCGGTGTTAGTGTCCCAGCGCTCCATGAACCCGCGAGAGTTCTTCAGGCAGCTGTCGTCTTCGTCATCCAAAAGTCCAACAAGCCCCGGATCTTCACGTGCTG GCAAACCGTTCCGACGATACCAGCGCAGCCTGACCGACACGGCTTTCATCTTCTCGAAAGCAGAAGACAGCACGCCGTCCTCCCCGCTCAGATCGCCTCTGGTTTCCCCCTTCCCCCGCGCCGCATCTCCTCCCACCAGCCCCTTTTTCCGTCCTGCCGCCTCTCCTACCAGGACCAAAGTCTCGCCCGTGTCACCGGCCACGTCCCCATTTGGCAACGCCCCGCCGATTTCAACCGCAGCGCCTGCCGTGCCCCCTGCCAGCCGGCACCCTGTTGTTGAAACGGAAGCTCCGTCACCCGCAGAGCCCTCTGCGCCGCCGCCAACCTCCATTCATCTGGAAGCCTCCTCATTCTTCGGCTTGCAAACAAGCATCCCTACTGAGTCACTCCCCGGGGCTCTGCCATCCTCACCCCCAAACACGCCGGTGCAGCCAGAGTTCTCCACGTTTTACTTCGAAGGTCCTCCTCCACAGCCGCCCTCATCTCCTCTCCCCGAGATACCGCAGTTTAACACGG ACCTCCACGCAACCATGTTTGTGCATACCGACACTGGCTACAAGGCACAAGCCGTCCTGCTGGAAGTggacgaggaggaagatgacGTCGAGGAgatggatgaagaggaggatgatgaagaggagcaTGTAGAAGATGTGCTGGTGAATGAAGCGGAAGAGAAGAAGCAAGAAGAGGAAGCTGGTGTGCAAGAACAACCTTGTGCGTCCACTGAGGAACCAGCCCGGGTTGAGTCAGAGGAGCAGGTGAAGGAGGAGCAGATGgtgcagcaggaggaggaagaagaatcaGAGCAAGAAGTTGAGCATGTGACCTCAGAGGACAAAACTGAGGAGGTGTGGGACAATGAAGAGGAAGTCAATGAAGAGAAAGAGCACAATGACCAATTTGAGGACATTCACAGCCCAGATCTTGGAGATCTTTCGGAAAAGGACCAAACGCCCGAACCTCCAG ACGAGGAGGGCATTTGTCAAAGCATCAAGCTTGAGACGGTGATCCTACCAAGCAACGGGTTCAcgcatgaagaagaagaaaatggcaTAG GGAGATCTTTGAGCCCGTCCGATGCTGAAATCAGCTCACCGGAACTGAGCGGCTCTTACGACCTTCACAACGCAGCAGAGAGCGACGACATCAACGAAGACAATGAGATATCGGAAAATGGACGAGAG GTACCCGTATTAGCTGAGCAACAAATATGCGTCAGAGCTCTGTACGACTACCAAGCAG AGGACGAATCCGAGATCTCCTTTGAACCTGGTGACATCATCCGGGACGTGGAAACGGTGGATAAAGCTTGGTGGAGGGGGTGGAGCAAAGATGGACGCCAAGGCTTGTTCCCCGCCAATTATGTGGAGACCATATAG